The following nucleotide sequence is from Haloarcula pelagica.
GCCGCACCATAGGGCGTAATAACCGCCGAGAGCGTATTCTTCCAGCTCTCGACAGTGCCGTCCTCCTCTTCGAGCGAGACATGCTGTTCACAGACGTACCCGCGTTCGACCGCCTCGTCGAACGGGACCCGGACCGAGCAGTCCGAACAGCCGAGCTTGACCTGAACGTCCACTTCAGCTGCTTCGGCATCGACGAGTCGTTCTTTTGAGGCGAGCGAGGAGAGGACAGACTGTGCCTTCTCTTCGGTTCGCTGTCGGGCGACTTCTACGGTATTCGCCTCCCAGTCTGTCTTCGCCTCGCCAGTGTCTTTCTCGGCATCGAGACAGCCCTTGAGGTGATGGCGCATCGTACTCCAGGAGATGAGTTCGCTCTCGATGCGCTCGATGTCGAGTCCGTCAGCAGCAAGCGCGGCCGCCAGTTCGTCACGCGCTACGTCGTCGTCACCGGTGAGGAGTTCGTACTCCCGGTCCAGATGGACGCCCAGCGTCTCGCGGTCCGCTTGTGCGTATAGCTCCTTGAGAAGTCGTTTGTTGAACCACTCTGTGAGCGATTTGTAGCCGTCGGCTGACCGACCGTCGCGGCCGGTCCAGCGAGTGACGAGATACTCGTCGAGAGAGTGGTCGGCCGACCCCGGCGCCGTGAGGTCGTACCGATCAGCCAGCGTATCGACCTTGCATCCCATACAGTTTCTATCCGTATGAATGGGGTCGCGACTATTAAACGTGCGTGCTGCCGTTTTG
It contains:
- the rdfA gene encoding rod-determining factor RdfA, with the protein product MGCKVDTLADRYDLTAPGSADHSLDEYLVTRWTGRDGRSADGYKSLTEWFNKRLLKELYAQADRETLGVHLDREYELLTGDDDVARDELAAALAADGLDIERIESELISWSTMRHHLKGCLDAEKDTGEAKTDWEANTVEVARQRTEEKAQSVLSSLASKERLVDAEAAEVDVQVKLGCSDCSVRVPFDEAVERGYVCEQHVSLEEEDGTVESWKNTLSAVITPYGAAEAAQGLLLDGPFLMETLLLPAL